A single genomic interval of Chryseobacterium paludis harbors:
- a CDS encoding phosphatase PAP2 family protein translates to MMNKLALASCMLLTLCFYKAQDTLQLKKDQQYIISDIAISEKKTFLQKEWVKKSIAPTLLFAATAATWGERENIREIRNRYIPAFKATFDDYLQYAPAATVYGLKIAGVKGRNNIGRATLSYATSIAIMGIIVNSIKYTSKVERPDGSAKNSFPSGHAAMAFTNASFLHKEYGIVNPAYSIGGYSAATLTGLGRNLNNRHWMPDILAGAGIGIISTELGYFFIDKIYKNKGDNLSLLSRIESNGNPSFLSIKLGSALATTNFLKESELDDRKQIGFEAGLEGAYFFSKKWGIGGDMSFSSFPIKPIRLTLDDEEHYENFDVTTQSLGFLNFGIGPYFSHEFSENWQITLKATAGYSTPASGKIFVKSEHIDNPNNELEVASYKPSNAFRWNFGSALTYKLNPELGITVYADYNQLKSTMSYNFSDIVKDDDEMNEVFNRVYAKEKIKYFTVGLRLTAYF, encoded by the coding sequence ATGATGAATAAATTAGCATTAGCATCCTGCATGTTGCTAACATTATGCTTTTATAAAGCTCAGGATACTCTCCAACTTAAGAAGGATCAGCAATATATCATTTCAGATATTGCTATTTCAGAGAAAAAGACTTTCCTACAAAAAGAATGGGTAAAAAAATCAATTGCCCCTACTTTACTTTTTGCAGCAACAGCAGCAACTTGGGGAGAACGGGAAAACATCCGGGAAATCCGAAATCGTTATATTCCGGCTTTTAAAGCAACCTTTGATGATTACCTTCAGTATGCGCCCGCAGCAACAGTATATGGACTAAAAATAGCAGGGGTTAAAGGACGGAATAACATTGGAAGAGCCACCCTATCATATGCAACCAGTATTGCAATTATGGGCATTATCGTGAATTCTATAAAATACACCTCAAAAGTCGAACGCCCGGATGGCTCGGCAAAAAATTCCTTTCCATCAGGACACGCAGCAATGGCTTTCACTAATGCGAGCTTTTTACATAAGGAATATGGAATTGTAAATCCTGCCTATAGTATTGGTGGATATAGCGCTGCAACACTTACTGGTCTGGGCAGAAACCTCAATAACAGACATTGGATGCCGGATATTCTGGCTGGTGCCGGAATAGGGATTATCTCAACAGAATTAGGATATTTTTTTATTGATAAGATTTATAAAAATAAAGGTGATAACTTAAGTTTACTTTCCCGAATAGAAAGCAACGGAAATCCTTCCTTTCTTTCCATAAAATTAGGATCCGCTTTGGCTACTACCAATTTCCTTAAAGAATCTGAATTGGATGATCGAAAACAAATTGGTTTCGAGGCGGGATTGGAAGGTGCCTATTTTTTTTCAAAAAAGTGGGGCATCGGTGGAGATATGAGTTTTAGCAGTTTTCCCATAAAACCTATCCGATTAACATTAGATGACGAAGAGCATTATGAAAATTTTGATGTAACAACTCAGTCTTTAGGGTTCCTGAATTTCGGAATCGGCCCCTATTTCTCACATGAATTTTCAGAAAACTGGCAAATAACATTAAAAGCTACCGCAGGATACTCAACACCGGCTAGCGGAAAAATATTTGTAAAAAGTGAACACATTGATAATCCAAATAACGAACTTGAAGTCGCCTCTTATAAGCCTTCAAATGCTTTCCGATGGAATTTTGGAAGTGCACTTACCTATAAGCTTAATCCTGAATTAGGAATTACCGTATATGCAGATTATAATCAATTGAAATCTACGATGTCCTATAACTTCAGTGATATTGTAAAGGATGACGACGAGATGAATGAAGTATTTAACAGGGTTTATGCCAAAGAAAAAATTAAATATTTTACAGTAGGATTAAGATTGACAGCCTACTTTTAG